A region from the Clostridia bacterium genome encodes:
- a CDS encoding site-2 protease family protein, with translation MLSLDPVSLLVTLPIILLSLAFHEFSHAYVAVQLGDRTPKWAGRLTLNPLAHLDPVGTIVLVITGRYGWAKPVPINPGNFRDRDAGTVMVSLAGPLSNLVLAVALGLVFKAVYGPGLGLSDRALFVLTAINEGVWINLGLAAFNLLPVPPLDGSKIVASLVRGRAAQIYYQLEQYSYMILLLIVATPLARWILGPIILTLYRAIM, from the coding sequence TTGCTTTCCTTGGATCCCGTGTCGCTCCTGGTGACCCTGCCGATCATACTTCTCTCCCTCGCATTTCACGAGTTCTCCCATGCTTATGTGGCAGTGCAGCTCGGGGATAGGACTCCGAAATGGGCTGGGAGGCTGACTTTGAATCCCCTTGCCCACCTTGATCCCGTAGGCACAATTGTGCTGGTGATCACAGGCAGGTACGGATGGGCGAAACCAGTGCCCATAAACCCAGGCAATTTCCGAGATAGAGATGCTGGCACAGTAATGGTTAGCCTGGCCGGCCCCCTTTCGAATCTCGTTCTTGCAGTTGCCCTCGGCCTTGTCTTCAAGGCGGTCTACGGACCAGGCCTGGGTCTTTCAGACCGGGCGCTTTTCGTACTTACCGCCATCAACGAGGGCGTATGGATAAACCTGGGCCTGGCTGCGTTCAATCTCCTGCCCGTCCCCCCGCTGGACGGATCCAAGATAGTTGCATCGCTTGTTCGCGGTCGCGCGGCGCAGATATACTACCAGTTGGAGCAATACTCATATATGATCCTGCTGCTCATCGTGGCTACGCCGCTTGCTAGGTGGATCCTCGGGCCCATCATACTCACTCTGTATCGGGCAATCATGTAG